A single window of Arcobacter sp. CECT 8983 DNA harbors:
- a CDS encoding PepSY-associated TM helix domain-containing protein, which yields MKKKLFNIHKLIGINILLFFFISLFFGILTIFQPYINLWEDAKKHIPNIAFKDIDLNQCVKQIPQRTYFGENGKKVRSDLIKLTLPALEVKATNLMIVKNRPNFHLDPNTCKRVRQKSFTISKFFDKIHTGAIFNSIIFKIIFGFMSVAVVFLCLSGILLIIKNKYKNAKTKTVRGFFAKYHRLLSLYTLPFILIFGITGALFNLGVYSSPLLTSYFTNGKTANILKVKKNILVDPDLKPIKKTQYTKTMDLNKLYKKALNEFDNIRFYEIQLYNLNDINTRVKFIGYEPKNIFVSSMTNESYVVLNGATGKVIDKKFAKDGTFAEKTLDSIFYLHYLRTFSDIPRIIFGLICIVILFGLVYSAFLWLFRQKKDSFTYKVLKPISFTIILGSIISSSALFLTAWTIPKKYMHFYLIDSLFSTQEVIFYATFILVFIFILIKKNIYIVSKYSSLVAGIFLILSVLAHQLFSGFNFITLFAKDLYIIGFVDITLLILGLIYIFIYFKLPIKYFDFEAK from the coding sequence ATGAAAAAGAAACTATTTAATATTCATAAACTAATTGGGATAAATATACTTTTATTTTTCTTCATCTCACTTTTTTTTGGTATTTTAACAATTTTTCAACCTTATATTAATTTATGGGAAGATGCAAAAAAACATATACCAAATATTGCCTTTAAAGATATAGATTTAAACCAATGTGTTAAACAAATACCCCAAAGAACCTATTTTGGAGAAAATGGCAAAAAAGTTAGAAGTGATTTAATAAAATTAACTCTGCCTGCATTGGAAGTAAAAGCAACAAACCTAATGATTGTTAAAAATAGACCAAACTTTCATTTAGACCCAAATACATGTAAAAGAGTTAGACAAAAATCATTCACTATTTCAAAGTTTTTTGACAAAATTCATACTGGTGCAATCTTTAATTCAATTATATTTAAAATCATATTTGGCTTTATGTCTGTAGCAGTTGTATTTTTATGCTTAAGTGGAATTTTATTGATTATAAAAAATAAATATAAAAATGCAAAAACAAAAACAGTAAGAGGCTTCTTTGCAAAATACCATAGACTTTTGTCTTTATATACCTTACCTTTTATTCTTATATTTGGTATTACAGGAGCCTTATTTAATTTAGGTGTTTATAGTTCACCTTTACTAACAAGTTATTTTACCAATGGTAAAACTGCAAATATTTTAAAAGTAAAAAAAAATATTCTAGTTGATCCTGATTTAAAACCTATAAAAAAAACCCAATATACAAAAACTATGGATTTAAATAAACTTTATAAAAAAGCTTTAAATGAATTTGACAATATAAGGTTTTATGAAATTCAACTATACAATCTAAATGACATAAATACAAGGGTAAAATTCATTGGATATGAACCTAAAAATATATTTGTAAGCTCTATGACAAATGAATCATATGTAGTATTAAATGGTGCTACTGGAAAAGTAATAGATAAAAAATTTGCAAAAGATGGAACTTTTGCAGAGAAGACTTTAGATTCAATTTTTTACCTTCATTACCTAAGAACTTTTAGTGATATTCCAAGAATAATTTTTGGTTTAATTTGTATTGTTATTCTTTTTGGACTTGTTTATTCAGCCTTTTTATGGCTATTTAGACAAAAGAAAGACAGCTTTACTTATAAAGTATTAAAACCTATTTCTTTTACAATTATTTTAGGTTCTATTATTAGTAGTTCTGCCCTATTTTTAACTGCATGGACAATACCTAAAAAGTATATGCATTTTTATTTAATTGATTCACTTTTTAGTACTCAAGAAGTAATTTTTTATGCAACATTTATACTGGTATTTATATTTATTTTAATAAAGAAGAACATATATATTGTATCAAAGTACTCCTCTTTAGTTGCAGGAATATTCTTAATACTTTCTGTTTTAGCTCATCAATTATTTAGTGGCTTTAACTTTATTACACTTTTTGCTAAAGACCTATATATAATTGGATTCGTTGATATCACTTTATTAATATTAGGATTAATTTATATTTTTATTTACTTTAAACTTCCAATAAAATATTTTGATTTTGAAGCAAAATAA
- a CDS encoding PepSY-associated TM helix domain-containing protein, whose translation MKNVNKLFKQRLQRIHVSVGISASLFMYMCVFFGIFAIFLPYIQTWEKPSRHFEAANIKEINYSKMIDPVISDPNFPTNNIIIELPGYFNDPALKVNHMFVEPVVFNPKTMQRVDDEGDNSQLARFLNHMHYGRPFMTAGYVVFGLVAVSVMLLIIGGLIQVYHLKYNNNPKNHQGKFSKYHRKVFIWLFAPFVIVTLTGAYMNIGYTGSTLMTYISSKGEISNTWQAVGPILRPQRALVKRNDEQVSMLPISELIQKAEDVNPSINFDKIKLINWKDSSAQVELTGYNPNFPFLNGVYNNPVVVLSGVDGSLIEYKKVLDGNWTSLFADTLYFLHLLFGVDIVVRTIIATIMAICGIAIGFGVLLFLEKKAKKFDNKIPFYHWFGKLSLAVMIGVIPATGFIFLLQWILPFDLQDRMFWQKGLFFIAWLSTLTWAFYRICSFKAAKEFLVLGAILFMITPLVHFYVSGFSPISLFTNNMFIILNVDIALFIFGFLLLLLGFKIPNNREEFKLLFSKKKDK comes from the coding sequence ATGAAAAATGTAAATAAGTTATTTAAACAAAGATTACAAAGAATACATGTAAGTGTAGGAATTAGCGCCTCTTTATTTATGTATATGTGCGTATTTTTTGGTATTTTTGCAATTTTCTTACCATATATTCAAACATGGGAAAAACCTTCAAGACACTTTGAAGCTGCAAATATCAAAGAGATAAACTATTCAAAGATGATTGACCCCGTTATTAGTGATCCAAATTTTCCTACAAATAATATCATTATAGAACTGCCAGGATATTTTAATGACCCAGCTTTAAAAGTTAATCATATGTTTGTAGAACCAGTTGTTTTCAATCCAAAAACAATGCAAAGAGTTGATGATGAAGGCGATAATTCTCAACTTGCAAGATTTTTAAACCATATGCACTATGGAAGACCTTTTATGACTGCTGGATATGTTGTATTTGGTTTAGTTGCAGTATCAGTTATGCTTTTAATTATTGGTGGTTTAATTCAAGTTTATCATTTAAAGTATAATAATAATCCTAAAAATCATCAAGGAAAGTTTTCTAAATATCATAGAAAAGTTTTTATCTGGTTATTTGCTCCTTTTGTAATAGTTACACTTACAGGAGCTTATATGAATATTGGATATACAGGCTCAACTTTAATGACATATATCTCTTCAAAGGGTGAAATCTCAAATACTTGGCAAGCAGTTGGTCCTATATTAAGACCCCAAAGAGCTTTAGTAAAAAGAAATGATGAGCAAGTTTCTATGCTTCCTATTAGTGAGCTTATTCAAAAAGCAGAAGATGTAAATCCAAGTATTAACTTTGACAAAATAAAACTAATCAACTGGAAAGATAGTTCTGCCCAAGTTGAACTTACGGGATATAATCCAAACTTTCCATTTCTAAATGGAGTTTATAATAATCCAGTTGTTGTTTTAAGTGGTGTTGATGGAAGTTTAATTGAGTATAAAAAAGTACTTGATGGAAACTGGACAAGTCTATTTGCAGATACCTTATACTTCTTACACTTACTTTTTGGAGTTGATATTGTTGTAAGAACTATTATTGCAACAATAATGGCTATTTGTGGTATAGCAATTGGTTTTGGGGTATTGCTTTTCTTAGAGAAAAAAGCTAAAAAATTTGATAATAAAATCCCTTTTTATCATTGGTTTGGAAAACTATCTTTAGCCGTTATGATTGGAGTTATTCCTGCAACTGGATTTATTTTTTTACTTCAATGGATTTTACCATTTGATTTACAAGATAGGATGTTTTGGCAAAAAGGATTATTCTTTATTGCTTGGCTTAGTACTTTAACTTGGGCTTTTTATAGAATTTGTTCCTTTAAAGCAGCAAAAGAGTTTTTAGTTTTAGGTGCGATTTTATTTATGATAACTCCACTTGTTCATTTTTATGTATCAGGGTTTTCTCCTATTAGCCTATTTACAAACAATATGTTTATCATTTTAAATGTTGATATCGCTCTATTCATTTTTGGTTTTTTACTTTTACTTTTAGGATTTAAAATACCAAATAATAGAGAAGAGTTTAAACTTCTATTTTCTAAAAAAAAGGATAAATAA
- a CDS encoding GyrI-like domain-containing protein, whose product MKKDTLKRHSQIANDVMHYIYRYISTDINLDELSMNLSISKFHMHRVFKEEFEQNIYETIKEVRLQKAASLLLTNKSSTISNIARNCGYSSQAAFIRVFKEMFKTTPKRWRNGEYKEIFLRKSLKKLDIKPKILKFQSKKAYYIRHKGTKKEFDNSWEKLNTWILIKGYKNFNKINFFHDNLALKDFENSRFVSAIIFDEELVEDSFPYLTMPEQICARFSFSGSKTEFVDFIFWVYFDWLINSGYEANTEPSFIIYKNDSYLTNEGIIDLDFYLAISM is encoded by the coding sequence ATGAAAAAAGATACTCTAAAAAGACATAGTCAAATTGCAAATGATGTTATGCACTATATTTATAGATATATTAGTACAGATATAAATCTTGATGAATTAAGTATGAATTTAAGTATTAGCAAATTTCACATGCATAGAGTATTTAAAGAAGAGTTTGAACAAAATATTTATGAAACAATAAAAGAAGTTAGACTTCAAAAAGCAGCAAGTTTACTTTTAACAAACAAAAGTTCAACTATTTCAAATATTGCAAGAAATTGTGGCTATTCTTCTCAAGCAGCATTTATTCGAGTATTTAAAGAGATGTTTAAAACAACTCCTAAACGTTGGAGAAATGGAGAATATAAAGAGATTTTTTTAAGAAAAAGTCTAAAAAAGTTAGATATTAAACCTAAAATATTAAAATTTCAATCAAAAAAAGCTTACTATATAAGACATAAAGGAACTAAAAAAGAGTTTGATAACTCTTGGGAGAAGTTAAATACTTGGATTTTAATAAAAGGATATAAAAACTTCAATAAAATCAATTTTTTTCATGATAATTTAGCATTAAAAGATTTTGAAAATAGTCGTTTTGTATCTGCAATTATTTTTGATGAAGAATTAGTAGAAGATAGTTTTCCTTATCTTACTATGCCAGAACAAATCTGCGCTAGGTTTAGTTTTAGTGGCAGTAAAACAGAGTTTGTAGATTTTATTTTTTGGGTTTATTTTGATTGGTTGATAAATAGTGGTTATGAAGCAAATACTGAACCTTCATTTATTATATATAAAAATGATTCTTATTTAACAAATGAAGGAATTATTGACTTAGATTTTTATCTAGCTATTTCAATGTAG
- a CDS encoding YitT family protein has product MKKLFYLIAGSFIIAYATTTFLNPNSVITGGGVGLAQLLHELFPQFTLGVWIAIVSIPLILIGMKYFGKSFVFKTLISITLISLFTDLLREVLKIQPATDETILAAIFGGLLVGLGVGLILLAKASTGGTTILAEVIAQKCSFKTSQILLLIDGLIMFWSIFVYNDLEKSLFSVIGIYITSRIIDILLSGKPAQKSVTIVTNSVRELSKEIDEKLGEHGTIVNGYNLKQEKSKTLILVLVDISKLQLLKSITKKHDQDAFLIIQEASELYGRED; this is encoded by the coding sequence TTGAAAAAACTTTTTTATCTAATTGCTGGCTCATTTATTATTGCTTATGCAACAACTACTTTCTTAAATCCAAATAGTGTTATTACAGGTGGAGGAGTAGGACTAGCTCAACTTTTACATGAGTTATTTCCTCAATTTACACTTGGTGTATGGATTGCCATTGTAAGTATTCCTCTAATTTTAATTGGAATGAAATATTTTGGAAAATCTTTTGTATTTAAAACTTTAATTTCTATTACACTTATCTCTTTATTTACTGATCTTTTAAGGGAAGTTTTAAAAATACAACCTGCAACTGATGAGACTATTTTAGCAGCTATTTTTGGAGGTTTATTAGTAGGTTTAGGAGTTGGACTTATTCTTTTAGCAAAAGCTTCAACAGGAGGAACAACTATTCTTGCAGAAGTTATAGCTCAAAAATGTAGCTTTAAAACTTCTCAAATACTTTTACTCATAGATGGACTTATTATGTTTTGGTCAATATTTGTTTATAATGACCTTGAAAAGTCACTATTTTCTGTGATAGGTATTTACATCACTTCTAGAATAATTGATATTTTATTATCAGGAAAGCCTGCTCAAAAATCTGTAACAATTGTTACAAATAGTGTAAGAGAATTAAGTAAAGAAATTGATGAGAAACTTGGAGAACATGGAACAATAGTTAATGGATACAATCTAAAACAAGAGAAAAGTAAGACTTTGATACTCGTACTTGTGGATATATCAAAATTACAACTTTTAAAAAGTATCACTAAAAAACATGATCAGGATGCTTTTTTAATTATACAGGAGGCTTCTGAACTTTATGGTAGAGAAGACTAA
- a CDS encoding sensor histidine kinase, producing the protein MKKLFILIFFFSFLYADKFDVIESVKISEDFVNFKNAKYLDYKEKKLKQFAIKVKLKKKTYLNKNYYLTVISDYEDLFYTNTKHKNYNHMMLIELNKTTPKVLYFEYKYDTPKRPGFRVKVISESEYKNILPYEGIIYGVAYGIIFCAFLYYFIIYFSIRKKYFLYYSIMQLFVLLSLIGFMIVSFKPYPTILAQTIIDILENLSFIFTLLFAKEILNAKSKLSFSYNLINFFLWINIIDIGIILFINYSLLYEYMPFYISFLIPSLLGLLSIIKGNKNAIIYTIGWSFMATFVYIAENDLIPFSGIYIVHFAAPMESLIFTLALAFTLRKIQKDKNEKEKLLIHKEKLASMGEMINNIAHQWRQPLTHLSFINMNLQMASYDKKLTKEYLNEKIEESNTQLEFMSNTIDSFRDFYKPQKEKENFYLSKAVKQAVDIMSELLKKQNIDLELDIRKDKKVYAYENEYSQVVLNLITNAKDVLIQRQIEDAKIKITIDSYFDKSFTTVCDNAGGIEKAHLNKIFEPYFTTKDKGSGIGLYMSKTIINSHFKGKLRVENKKEGACFTIEV; encoded by the coding sequence ATGAAAAAACTTTTTATTTTAATTTTCTTTTTTTCTTTTTTATATGCAGATAAGTTTGATGTGATTGAGTCAGTAAAAATATCTGAAGATTTCGTTAATTTTAAAAATGCAAAATATTTAGACTACAAAGAAAAAAAGCTTAAACAGTTTGCTATAAAAGTAAAATTAAAAAAGAAAACCTATCTTAATAAAAACTATTATTTAACGGTTATCTCTGATTATGAAGACTTATTTTACACAAATACAAAGCATAAGAACTATAATCACATGATGTTAATAGAACTTAATAAAACTACACCCAAAGTTTTATATTTTGAGTATAAATATGATACTCCTAAAAGACCAGGTTTTAGAGTAAAAGTAATCTCTGAAAGTGAATATAAAAACATATTACCCTATGAAGGTATAATTTATGGTGTAGCTTATGGAATCATATTTTGTGCTTTTTTGTACTATTTTATAATCTATTTTTCTATAAGAAAGAAATATTTTTTATATTATTCGATAATGCAACTTTTTGTACTTTTATCTTTGATAGGATTTATGATAGTAAGTTTTAAACCATACCCAACAATACTTGCTCAAACTATAATAGATATATTAGAAAATTTAAGTTTTATTTTTACTTTACTTTTTGCAAAAGAGATTTTAAATGCAAAAAGTAAGCTCTCTTTTTCATATAATTTAATAAACTTTTTTTTATGGATAAATATAATTGATATAGGAATTATTCTTTTTATTAATTACTCTTTGTTATATGAATATATGCCTTTTTATATAAGTTTTTTAATTCCTTCTTTATTAGGTTTACTTTCAATCATAAAGGGAAATAAAAATGCTATTATTTACACTATTGGTTGGAGTTTTATGGCAACTTTTGTTTATATAGCAGAAAATGATTTAATACCTTTTAGTGGAATTTATATTGTTCATTTTGCAGCTCCAATGGAATCATTGATTTTTACTTTAGCACTTGCTTTTACTCTAAGGAAAATACAAAAAGATAAAAATGAAAAAGAGAAATTATTAATACATAAAGAAAAATTAGCCTCAATGGGAGAGATGATAAATAATATTGCCCATCAATGGAGACAACCACTTACTCACCTTAGTTTTATAAATATGAATTTGCAAATGGCATCTTATGATAAGAAGCTTACAAAAGAGTATTTAAATGAGAAGATAGAAGAGTCAAATACTCAATTAGAATTTATGTCAAACACAATTGATAGTTTTAGAGATTTTTATAAGCCACAAAAAGAAAAAGAAAACTTTTATTTATCAAAGGCAGTAAAACAAGCAGTTGATATTATGTCTGAATTATTAAAAAAACAGAATATAGATTTAGAACTTGATATTAGAAAAGATAAAAAAGTTTATGCCTACGAAAATGAATATTCTCAAGTTGTTTTAAACCTAATAACAAATGCAAAAGATGTTTTAATTCAAAGACAAATAGAAGATGCAAAAATAAAAATTACAATAGATAGTTATTTTGATAAGTCTTTCACTACTGTTTGCGATAATGCAGGAGGAATAGAAAAAGCTCATTTAAACAAAATTTTTGAACCATATTTTACTACAAAAGATAAAGGCAGTGGAATAGGACTTTATATGTCTAAGACAATAATCAACTCTCACTTTAAAGGGAAGCTAAGAGTTGAAAATAAAAAAGAAGGTGCGTGCTTTACAATAGAGGTTTAG